The following are encoded in a window of Brettanomyces bruxellensis chromosome 9, complete sequence genomic DNA:
- the RPS2 gene encoding 40S ribosomal protein (BUSCO:EOG09264903) has translation MSGAPAAASRGGPRGAPRGRGGRGGRGGRGGRRGRGRRGNDEKVWAPVTKLGRLVKSGKITSVEEVYLHSLPVKEYQIIDTLLPGLDEKVMKVLSVQKQTRAGQRTRMKVVMVVGDSNGHVGLGIKAAKELATAIRGAIIIAKLAIIPVRRGYWGSNLGAPHSIANKTSGKCGSVTVRLIPAPRGSGIVASPAVKTMLQFAGIEDVYTTSSGSTRTLENTLKATFAALGNTYGFLTPNLWKEFALTDSPLDVYADEALGNKKRN, from the coding sequence ATGTCAGGCGCACCAGCAGCAGCATCAAGAGGCGGACCAAGAGGAGCTCCAAGAGgtagaggaggaagaggaggaagaggtgGAAGAGGTGGCAGAAGAGgtagaggaagaagaggaaacgATGAGAAGGTTTGGGCCCCAGTCACCAAGTTGGGAAGACTTGTGAAGTCTGGTAAGATCACTTCCGTTGAGGAAGTGTACTTGCACTCTTTGCCAGTTAAGGAGTACCAGATCATTGACACTTTGTTGCCAGGTTTGGACGAGAAGGTCATGAAGGTCTTGTCTGTCCAGAAGCAGACCAGAGCTGGTCAGAGAACCAGAATGAAGGTTGTCATGGTGGTTGGTGACTCCAACGGTCATGTTGGTCTTGGTATCAAGGCTGCCAAGGAGTTGGCCACAGCTATCAGAGGTGCCATCATCATTGCCAAGTTGGCCATTATTCCAGTCAGAAGAGGTTACTGGGGTTCTAACTTGGGGGCCCCACACTCTATCGCCAACAAGACTTCTGGTAAATGTGGTTCTGTCACTGTCAGATTGATCCCAGCCCCAAGAGGTTCTGGTATTGTTGCTTCTCCAGCTGTCAAGACCATGTTGCAGTTCGCTGGTATCGAGGATGTTTACACTACATCTTCCGGTTCTACCAGAACTCTTGAGAACACCTTGAAGGCCACTTTCGCTGCCCTTGGTAACACTTACGGTTTCTTGACTCCTAACTTGTGGAAGGAGTTCGCTTTGACCGACTCCCCATTGGATGTCTATGCTGATGAGGCTTTGGGCAACAAGAAGAGAAACTAA
- the SER33 gene encoding D-3-phosphoglycerate dehydrogenase 2 (BUSCO:EOG09262CO6): protein MSSPVPISQLSRSLKQTSLSPKKEVSTSPTSTYLDSAPRPRATTFDRSKKALKPFSTGDIKMLILENINQTALDTFHDKGYQVEFYKTSLPEDVLIEKIKDVQVIGVRSKTKLTAKVLSHAKNLIAIGCFCIGTNQVDLEYAADHGICVFNSPFCNSRSVAEMTLAEVIGLSRQLGDRVMEMHQGVWNKKSAKCWEVRGKTLGIVGYGHIGSQLSVLAEALGMRVLYYDILSLMALGNSEQVATLDEVLGESDFVTLHVPETPETRKMISTAQIAMMKDGAYLLNNCRGSVVDIPALVEALKLGKLAGAALDVYPAEPRKNGPDFKGDLFPELEELKSMKNVILTPHIGGSTEEAQSAIGIEVSNALSNYINEGTSTGAVNFPEVALRGLDWDQQNAVRILYIHQNVPGVLRTVNQILSDHNIEKQFSDSRGNVAYLMADISNVNLDDIKSIYEKLENTPYRIITRLLY from the coding sequence ATGTCATCCCCAGTACCAATTTCACAATTGAGCAGATCGCTTAAACAAACATCCTTGTCCCCAAAGAAGGAGGTCTCTACTTCTCCAACATCGACGTATCTTGATAGTGCTCCAAGACCAAGAGCAACTACCTTTGACAGATCTAAGAAGGCATTGAAACCTTTCTCCACTGGTGATATTAAGATGCtaattttggaaaatattaaCCAGACCGCACTTGATACTTTCCATGACAAGGGCTATCAGGTTGAGTTTTACAAGACCTCTCTGCCCGAGGATGTGTTGATCGAGAAGATCAAGGATGTGCAGGTGATTGGTGTGAGATCAAAGACAAAGTTGACCGCAAAGGTTCTTTCGCACGCCAAGAATTTGATTGCTATTGGTTGCTTCTGTATCGGTACTAACCAGGTCGATCTAGAGTATGCTGCAGACCATGGTATTTGCGTGTTTAACTCACCATTCTGTAACTCTCGTTCTGTTGCTGAGATGACGTTGGCCGAGGTTATTGGCCTATCCCGTCAACTCGGGGACCGTGTTATGGAGATGCACCAGGGCGTTTGGAACAAGAAATCGGCCAAGTGCTGGGAAGTCAGAGGTAAAACTCTTGGTATTGTCGGATACGGTCACATTGGTTCACAGTTGTCTGTGCTGGCTGAGGCATTAGGTATGCGTGTGCTTTATTATGATATATTGTCATTGATGGCCCTTGGTAATTCCGAGCAAGTCGCCACATTGGATGAGGTTTTGGGCGAGTCTGATTTTGTGACTTTGCATGTTCCTGAGACTCCAGAAACCAGAAAGATGATCTCGACTGCCCAGATTGCTATGATGAAGGATGGCGCTTACCTTTTGAACAACTGCAGAGGTTCTGTTGTCGATATTCCTGCATTGGTCGAGGCATTAAAGCTTGGAAAATTGGCAGGTGCTGCATTGGACGTGTATCCAGCTGAGCCAAGGAAAAATGGTCCAGACTTCAAGGGTGATCTTTTCCCAGAGCTGGAGGAGTTGAAATCAATGAAGAATGTTATTTTGACTCCACACATCGGTGGTTCTACCGAAGAGGCACAGTCGGCTATCGGAATTGAGGTCAGTAATGCTTTGAGCAATTACATTAATGAAGGAACCTCTACTGGTGCTGTTAACTTCCCAGAGGTTGCACTTAGAGGACTCGACTGGGATCAGCAGAATGCTGTTAGAATCTTGTATATTCATCAGAATGTTCCGGGTGTGTTGAGAACAGTTAATCAGATCTTGTCTGATCACAACATTGAGAAGCAGTTCTCCGACTCTCGTGGCAATGTTGCTTACCTTATGGCTGATATTTCTAACGTTAATTTAGATGACATCAAGAGTATTTACGAGAAGTTGGAAAACACGCCTTACAGAATCATCACCAGATTACTCTATTAA